Proteins encoded together in one Stigmatella aurantiaca window:
- a CDS encoding extracellular catalytic domain type 1 short-chain-length polyhydroxyalkanoate depolymerase, which translates to MLRASVLSSLFLVGLPALAAVEPLLADRTGSIVGLAGKCVDAAASGTANGTAIQLYTCATGVAQTWTVRDNGTILNPHSGKCLDVTGQGTANGSQIQLWDCNGSGAQQWVYDASAQTLRNPQSGRCLDVTGESSADRTRLQIWDCNGQTNQKWRLPGEDTSCTRSVAAGDSTLGVTFNGVRYNVAVYVPSGVAATTRLPLVLNLHGTGSSGPGQIAYSNIKAAAQTNTFAVVAPSGAIASSSGFAWNVPGVTTGPRDDVAFLDQVITTMGSALCGDLNRVFAAGFSGGARMASAYACARPDRLAGIAAIAGLRAGRPDPANTRQPDAASCRPASTVPVIAFHGQQDSTNPYDGGGSSVWQYSVPAAQQRWAALNGCGSTPVTTPVSPHVSRLTYSGCRDGADVVLYRISDGGHTWPGTPQPSPGNGNTTQEIDANTLFWNFFASH; encoded by the coding sequence GTGCTGCGCGCCTCGGTGCTGTCGAGCCTCTTCCTCGTAGGGCTGCCGGCGCTCGCCGCGGTCGAGCCCCTCCTCGCAGACCGTACCGGCTCGATCGTCGGACTGGCTGGCAAGTGTGTCGATGCCGCGGCCTCCGGCACCGCGAACGGCACGGCCATCCAGCTCTACACCTGCGCCACCGGGGTGGCCCAGACCTGGACGGTCCGTGACAACGGCACGATCCTCAACCCCCACTCGGGCAAGTGCCTGGATGTCACCGGACAAGGGACGGCGAACGGGAGCCAGATCCAACTGTGGGACTGCAATGGGAGCGGCGCGCAGCAGTGGGTCTATGACGCGTCGGCGCAGACGCTGCGCAATCCCCAGTCGGGACGCTGCCTGGATGTGACCGGCGAGAGCTCCGCGGACCGGACCCGGCTGCAGATCTGGGACTGCAACGGCCAAACCAATCAGAAGTGGCGGCTGCCCGGCGAGGACACCTCCTGCACCCGCTCCGTCGCCGCCGGCGACAGCACCCTCGGCGTCACCTTCAACGGGGTGCGCTACAACGTCGCCGTCTACGTCCCAAGCGGCGTCGCCGCCACCACCCGCCTGCCGCTCGTGCTGAACCTCCACGGGACGGGCAGCAGCGGCCCGGGGCAGATTGCATACAGCAACATCAAGGCCGCCGCGCAGACGAACACGTTCGCGGTCGTCGCCCCCTCCGGTGCCATCGCCAGCAGCAGCGGGTTCGCGTGGAACGTTCCTGGCGTCACGACCGGCCCCCGGGACGATGTCGCCTTCCTCGACCAGGTCATCACCACGATGGGCTCCGCGCTCTGCGGAGACCTCAACCGCGTCTTCGCCGCAGGCTTTTCGGGCGGCGCACGGATGGCGTCCGCGTACGCCTGCGCACGCCCGGACCGGTTGGCGGGAATCGCGGCCATCGCGGGCCTCCGCGCCGGACGTCCTGATCCGGCGAACACGCGGCAACCGGATGCGGCGTCCTGCCGGCCGGCCAGCACGGTGCCGGTGATCGCCTTCCACGGGCAGCAGGACTCCACGAATCCCTACGATGGCGGCGGCAGCTCGGTGTGGCAGTACTCCGTGCCCGCGGCACAGCAGCGGTGGGCGGCGCTCAACGGCTGCGGCTCGACGCCGGTGACCACCCCCGTGTCGCCGCACGTCAGCAGGCTCACCTACTCGGGCTGCCGTGACGGCGCCGATGTCGTGCTCTACCGGATCTCCGATGGCGGCCACACATGGCCGGGGACCCCGCAGCCCTCGCCGGGCAACGGGAACACCACCCAGGAGATCGACGCCAACACCCTCTTCTGGAACTTCTTCGCCTCGCACTGA
- a CDS encoding RidA family protein, whose protein sequence is MRERIITQPDNYEPFLLSQGIKFGNLLFISGQAGAGDDGKIVDGGFRAQGEQAFANLRRVLEAGGSSLKEVIKVTIFVTDMGHFQEVVELRRRFFSLPYPADTIAEVKALYDPAALIEIEAIAAVPSPGSK, encoded by the coding sequence ATGCGTGAACGCATCATCACCCAACCCGACAACTACGAGCCTTTCCTGCTGTCGCAGGGCATCAAGTTCGGCAACCTCCTCTTCATCTCCGGCCAGGCCGGCGCGGGCGACGACGGAAAGATCGTGGATGGCGGCTTCCGTGCCCAGGGCGAGCAGGCCTTCGCCAATCTCCGCCGGGTGCTGGAGGCGGGCGGTTCGAGCTTGAAGGAGGTCATCAAGGTGACGATCTTCGTCACCGACATGGGCCACTTCCAGGAGGTGGTCGAGCTCCGCCGCAGGTTCTTCTCGCTGCCCTATCCCGCCGACACGATCGCCGAGGTCAAGGCGCTCTACGACCCGGCCGCCCTTATCGAGATTGAGGCAATCGCGGCCGTCCCCTCCCCGGGAAGCAAGTGA